The Spodoptera frugiperda isolate SF20-4 chromosome 9, AGI-APGP_CSIRO_Sfru_2.0, whole genome shotgun sequence genome contains a region encoding:
- the LOC118271484 gene encoding mucin-2 isoform X15: MRIAALIALVQLSLATAVSDEPKTLTAVELNRELSGDNVLSPFYESSEDAGVTFIRGSRAADSPLSPDIDVQCSGNYIDVTVEFADVFDGIIYSKGYLNDPKCKYVSLGNSQSRYSFRVPLNGCGSRPLCNACGTIDNVLVFQADDLLQGPQDFARKVSCARTSLEVSTGVTASREEHTLKLKPFMVDMLDVVAVEGPAGGVECWMDIQVGVFPNTTPLKNSIKIGEYLTILVYLKDVRNQFSLKIHDCWAYDNENYDGPSTNKIQLTDKNGCPKKKKLIDFWQKTTNTGKSGATLIAYSKVSAFRFPETDQVYLTCNVELCTNNCDSNCGTTEISTTIKPSQCYPGSRDPGCQRITVEPQLKCYPGSLDPRCPQQPTPTTPQLSELTTLRDRRISLPTVIADKYTTTTTPEPPRCFPGSTDPRCPKPTTPEPPRCFPGSTDPRCPKPTTPEPPRCFPGSTDPRCPKPTTPEPPRCFPGSTDPRCPKPTTPEPPRCFPGSTDPRCPKPTTPEPPRCYPGSPDPRCPQPPRPTTLTPPTYLPPVTPELKCYPGSSDPRCPQPTTPAPPKCFPGSTDPRCPKPTTPAPPNCYPGNTDPRCPKPTTPAPPRCFPGSTDPRCPKPTTPEPPRCYPGSTDPRCPKPTTPEPPRCYPGSTDPRCPKPTTPEPPRCYPGSTDPRCPKPTTPEPPRCYPGSTDPRCPKPTTPEPPRCYPGSTDPRCPKPTTPEPPRCYPGSTDPRCPKPTTPEPPRCYPGSTDPRCPKPTTPEPPRCYPGSTDPRCPKPTTPKPVCYPGSPDPKCPQPPRPTTLTPPTYLPPVTPELKCYPGSSDPRCPKPTTPEPPRCFPGSTDPRCPKPTTPAPPNCFPGSTDPRCPRPTTPEPPRCFPGSTDPRCPKPTTPAPPKCFPGSTDPRCPKPTTPEPPRCFPGSTDPRCPKPTTPEPPRCFPGSNDPRCPKPTTPKPVCYPGSPDPKCPQPPRPTTLTPPTYLPPVTPALKCYPGSTDPRCPKPTTPEPPRCYPGSTDPRCPKPTTPEPPRCYPGSTDPRCPKPTTPAPPRCYPGSTDPRCPKPTTPEPPRCFPGSTDPRCPKPTTPAPPRCFPGSTDPRCPKPTTPEPPRCYPGSTDPRCPKPTTPEPPRCYPGSTDPRCPKPTTPAPPRCYPGSTDPRCPKPTTPEPPRCFPGSTDPRCPKPTTPAPPKCFPGSTDPRCPKPTTPEPPRCFPGSNDPRCPKPTTPKPVCYPGSPDPKCPQPPRPTTLTPPTYLPPVTPALKCYPGSTDPRCPKPTTPESPRCFPGSTDPRCPKPTTPAPPKCFPGSTDPRCPKPTTPEPPRCYPGSTDPRCPKPTTPEPPRCYPGSTDPRCPKPTTPEPPRCYPGSTDPRCPKPTTPEPPRCYPGSTDPRCPKPTTPEPPRCYPGSTDPRCPKPTTPEPPRCYPGSTDPRCPKPTTPKPVCYPGSPDPKCPQPPRPTTLTPPTYLPPVTPALKCYPGSTDPRCPKPTTPEPPRCYPGSTDPRCPKPTTPEPPRCYPGSTDPRCPKPTTPAPPRCYPGSTDPRCPKPTTPEPPRCFPGSTDPRCPKPTTPAPPRCFPGSTDPRCPKPTTPEPPRCFPGSTDPRCPKPTTPEPPRCFPGSNDPRCPKPTTPEPPRCFPGSNDPRCPKPTTPKPVCYPGSPDPKCPQPPRPTTLTPPTYLPPVTPAVKCYPGSTDPRCPKPTTPEPPRCYPGSTDPRCPKPTTPEPPRCYPGSTDPRCPKPTTPEPPRCYPGSTDPRCPKPTTPEPPRCYPGSTDPRCPKPTTPEPPRCYPGSTDPRCPKPTTPEPPRCYPGSTDPRCPKPTTPEPPRCYPGSTDPRCPKPTTPEPPRCYPGSTDPRCPKPTTPEPPRCYPGSTDPRCPKPTTPEPPRCYPGSTDPRCPKPTTPEPPRCYPGSTDPRCPKPTTPEPPRCYPGSTDPRCPKPTTPAPPRCYPGSTDPRCPKPEPPTPSSCYPGSRDPKCPQPFAPASTNPPSTYLPPFPEENEIKSSRVSRLATKDTNEDNVNDYIDSFDFKRTEPRSRKVRDVFGSSESAAFATSGTAIIYIAMGSAVAMIMSITLAIYMYKKNKLRTASVNTTAQSPC; the protein is encoded by the exons CTGTCGCTCGCTACAGCTGTTTCAGATGAACCAAAAACGCTCACAGCGGTTGAGCTGAACCGCGAGTTGTCCGGAGACAATGTGCTCTCGCCTTTCTACGAAAGTAGTGAGGATGCTGGGGTCACGTTCATAAGAGGATCAAGGGCGGCTGACTCGCCCTTGTCTCCTGATATCGACGTGCAATGCTCAGGCAACTATATCGACGTCACTGTTGAGTTCGCTGACGTTTTCGATGGCATCATTTACAGTAAGGGTTACTTAAATGACCCGAAGtgcaa ATATGTGTCATTGGGCAACAGTCAGTCTCGGTACTCATTCAGAGTGCCACTGAATGGCTGTGGCTCCCGACCTCTCTGCAATGCATGTGGTACCATCGACAACGTACTTGTGTTCCAAGCTGACGACTTGTTGCAAGGACCTCAGGACTTCGCTCGCAAG GTGTCATGTGCCCGCACTTCCCTGGAAGTGTCGACTGGAGTGACGGCGTCCAGAGAAGAGCATACTCTCAAGCTAAAACCTTTCATGGTTGACATGCTTGATGTGGTTGCAGTCGAAGGACCCGCCGGAGGAGTTGAATGCTGGATGGACATCCAAGTAGGAGTCTTTCctaat aCCACTCCACTGAAGAACTCGATCAAAATTGGAGAATACTTGACAATCCTTGTGTATCTCAAGGATGTAAGAAACCAGTTCAGCCTTAAAATACACGATTGCTGGGCTTATGACAACGAAAACTACGATGGTCCTAGTACCAACAAGATTCAACTGACTGACAAGAACGGTTGTCCCAA GAAGAAAAAGCTGATTGATTTCTGGCAGAAAACTACAAACACAGGCAAGAGCGGTGCCACTTTAATTGCCTACAGCAAAGTGAGCGCTTTCCGATTCCCTGAAACCGACCAAGTCTACCTAACGTGTAACGTcgag CTATGCACAAACAACTGCGACTCGAACTGCGGTACCACGGAAATTTCTACAACGATCAAACCATCACAATGCTACCCTGGATCGCGTGATCCTGGATGTCAACGCATCACGGTTGAACCACAACTGAAGTGTTACCCTGGCTCACTTGATCCCAGATGTCCTCAACAGCCAACACCGACGACACCACAACTTTCAGAGCTCACTACACTACGTGATCGGAGGATTTCGTTGCCAACAGTTATTGCCGACAAATATACGACTACTACCACTCCTGAGCCACCACGCTGCTTCCCAGGCTCCACTGACCCCAGATGTCCCAAGCCCACAACTCCTGAACCACCAAGGTGCTTCCCAGGTAGCACTGACCCAAGGTGCCCCAAACCAACTACTCCTGAGCCACCACGCTGCTTCCCAGGTTCCACTGACCCCAGATGTCCCAAGCCCACAACTCCTGAACCACCAAGGTGCTTCCCAGGTAGCACTGACCCAAGGTGCCCCAAACCAACTACTCCTGAGCCACCACGCTGCTTCCCTGGCTCAACTGACCCTAGATGTCCTAAGCCAACGACTCCTGAACCTCCACGATGCTACCCGGGTTCACCTGATCCGAGATGTCCACAGCCACCTCGACCTACAACCTTAACGCCACCGACATATTTACCACCAGTAACGCCTGAATTAAAATGCTATCCAGGTTCATCAGACCCTAGGTGTCCACAACCAACCACCCCAGCTCCTCCAAAATGTTTCCCAGGCAGCACAGACCCCAGGTGCCCGAAACCTACAACACCAGCACCTCCTAACTGTTACCCTGGAAACACTGACCCACGTTGCCCTAAGCCAACAACTCCAGCACCACCCAGATGTTTCCCAGGTAGCACTGACCCCAGATGTCCCAAGCCAACGACCCCTGAGCCACCACGTTGCTACCCAGGATCGACTGACCCCAGATGTCCTAAGCCAACGACTCCTGAGCCACCACGTTGCTACCCTGGATCGACTGACCCCAGATGTCCAAAGCCAACGACTCCTGAGCCACCACGTTGCTACCCTGGATCGACTGACCCCAGATGTCCAAAGCCAACGACTCCTGAGCCACCACGTTGCTACCCTGGATCGACTGACCCCAGATGTCCCAAACCAACGACTCCTGAGCCACCACGTTGCTACCCTGGATCGACTGACCCCAGATGTCCAAAGCCAACGACTCCTGAGCCACCACGTTGCTACCCTGGATCGACTGACCCCAGATGTCCAAAGCCAACGACTCCTGAACCACCACGTTGCTACCCTGGATCGACTGACCCCAGATGTCCCAAGCCAACGACCCCTGAGCCACCACGTTGCTACCCTGGATCGACTGACCCCAGATGTCCCAAACCAACCACGCCTAAACCAGTCTGCTACCCGGGTTCTCCGGATCCTAAATGTCCCCAACCACCACGCCCGACAACCTTAACTCCTCCCACTTATTTACCACCAGTAACGCCTGAATTGAAATGCTATCCAGGTTCATCAGACCCTAGATGCCCTAAGCCAACAACTCCCGAACCCCCACGGTGCTTCCCTGGATCCACTGATCCGCGCTGCCCAAAACCTACAACTCCAGCACCTCCAAACTGCTTCCCAGGCAGTACTGATCCTAGATGTCCTAGGCCAACAACACCTGAACCACCTCGATGCTTCCCTGGGAGCACGGACCCACGTTGTCCCAAACCAACAACCCCTGCTCCACCAAA GTGCTTCCCTGGCTCAACTGACCCTAGATGTCCTAAGCCAACGACACCTGAGCCACCACGGTGCTTCCCGGGATCAACTGACCCCAG ATGTCCCAAACCTACGACACCTGAACCACCACGATGCTTCCCTGGATCAAATGACCCCAGGTGTCCTAAGCCAACAACGCCAAAACCAGTCTGCTACCCGGGTTCTCCCGATCCTAAATGTCCCCAACCACCACGCCCAACAACTTTAACTCCTCCCACTTATTTGCCACCAGTGACACCCGCTCTCAAATGCTATCCTGGTTCTACTGACCCTAGATGTCCCAAGCCAACGACTCCCGAGCCCCCACGTTGCTACCCTGGATCGACTGACCCCAGATGTCCCAAACCAACGACTCCTGAGCCACCACGTTGCTACCCTGGATCAACTGATCCCAGATGTCCCAAGCCAACGACTCCTGCTCCACCAAGGTGCTACCCAGGTAGTACCGATCCAAGATGTCCTAAGCCAACGACACCCGAACCACCTCGATGCTTCCCCGGAAGCACGGACCCACGTTGTCCCAAACCAACAACCCCTGCTCCACCAAGGTGCTTCCCTGGTTCAACTGACCCTAGATGTCCCAAGCCAACGACTCCCGAGCCCCCACGTTGCTACCCTGGATCGACTGACCCCAGATGTCCCAAACCAACGACTCCTGAGCCACCACGTTGCTACCCTGGATCAACTGATCCCAGATGTCCCAAGCCAACGACTCCTGCTCCACCAAGGTGCTACCCAGGTAGTACCGATCCAAGATGTCCTAAGCCAACGACACCCGAACCACCTCGATGCTTCCCCGGAAGCACGGACCCACGTTGTCCCAAACCAACAACCCCTGCTCCACCAAAGTGCTTCCCTGGCTCAACTGATCCTAGATGTCCTAAGCCAACGACACCTGAGCCACCACGGTGCTTCCCTGGATCAAATGACCCCAG GTGTCCTAAGCCAACAACGCCTAAACCAGTCTGCTACCCGGGTTCTCCAGATCCTAAATGTCCCCAACCACCACGCCCGACAACCTTAACTCCTCCCACTTATTTACCACCAGTGACGCCGGCACTTAAATGTTACCCCGGTTCTACCGATCCTAGATGCCCTAAGCCAACGACACCCGAATCACCTCGATGCTTCCCTGGGAGCACGGACCCACGTTGTCCCAAACCAACAACCCCTGCTCCACCAAAGTGCTTCCCTGGATCGACTGACCCCAGATGTCCCAAGCCAACGACTCCTGAACCACCACGTTGCTACCCTGGATCGACTGACCCCAGATGTCCCAAGCCAACGACTCCTGAACCACCACGTTGCTACCCTGGATCGACTGACCCTAGGTGTCCCAAACCAACTACTCCTGAGCCACCGCGTTGCTACCCTGGATCGACTGACCCCAGATGTCCCAAGCCAACGACCCCTGAGCCACCACGTTGCTACCCTGGATCGACTGACCCTAGGTGTCCCAAACCAACTACTCCTGAGCCACCGCGTTGCTACCCTGGATCGACTGACCCCAGATGTCCCAAGCCAACGACCCCTGAGCCACCACGTTGCTACCCTGGATCGACTGACCCCAGATGTCCCAAACCAACCACGCCTAAACCAGTCTGCTACCCGGGTTCTCCGGATCCTAAATGTCCCCAACCACCACGCCCGACAACCTTAACTCCTCCCACTTATTTACCACCAGTGACGCCGGCACTTAAATGTTACCCCGGTTCTACCGATCCCAGATGCCCTAAGCCGACAACTCCTGAACCACCACGTTGCTACCCTGGATCAACTGATCCCAGATGTCCCAAGCCAACGACTCCTGAGCCACCACGTTGCTACCCTGGATCAACTGATCCCAGATGTCCCAAGCCAACGACTCCTGCTCCACCAAGGTGCTACCCAGGTAGTACCGACCCAAGATGTCCTAAGCCAACGACACCCGAACCACCTCGATGCTTCCCTGGAAGCACGGACCCACGTTGTCCCAAACCAACAACCCCTGCTCCACCAAGGTGCTTCCCTGGCTCAACTGACCCTAGATGTCCTAAGCCAACGACACCTGAGCCACCACGGTGCTTCCCGGGATCAACTGATCCCAGGTGTCCCAAGCCTACGACACCTGAACCACCGCGCTGTTTCCCTGGATCAAATGACCCCAG ATGTCCCAAACCTACGACACCTGAACCACCACGATGCTTCCCTGGATCAAATGACCCCAGGTGTCCTAAGCCAACAACGCCTAAACCAGTCTGCTACCCGGGTTCTCCCGATCCTAAATGTCCCCAACCACCACGCCCGACCACCTTAACTCCTCCCACTTATTTACCACCAGTGACACCCGCTGTCAAATGCTACCCTGGATCGACTGACCCCAGATGTCCTAAACCAACGACTCCTGAGCCACCACGTTGCTACCCAGGATCGACTGACCCCAGATGTCCCAAGCCAACGACTCCTGAGCCACCACGTTGCTACCCAGGATCAACTGACCCCAGATGTCCCAAGCCAACGACTCCTGAGCCACCACGTTGCTACCCAGGATCGACTGACCCCAGATGTCCCAAGCCAACGACCCCTGAGCCACCACGTTGCTACCCAGGATCGACTGACCCCAGATGTCCCAAGCCAACGACTCCTGAACCACCACGTTGCTACCCTGGATCGACTGACCCCAGATGTCCCAAACCAACGACTCCTGAGCCACCACGTTGCTACCCAGGATCAACTGACCCCAGATGTCCCAAGCCAACGACTCCTGAGCCACCACGTTGCTACCCAGGATCGACTGACCCCAGATGTCCCAAGCCAACGACCCCTGAGCCACCACGTTGCTACCCAGGATCGACTGACCCCAGATGTCCCAAGCCAACGACTCCTGAGCCACCACGTTGCTACCCTGGATCGACTGACCCCAGATGTCCCAAGCCAACGACTCCTGAGCCACCACGTTGCTACCCTGGATCGACTGACCCCAGATGTCCCAAACCAACGACTCCTGAGCCACCACGTTGCTACCCTGGATCGACTGACCCCAGATGTCCCAAGCCAACGACTCCTGAGCCCCCACGTTGCTACCCTGGATCGACTGACCCCAGATGTCCCAAGCCAACGACCCCTGCGCCACCACGTTGCTACCCTGGATCAACTGACCCTAGGTGTCCCAAACCGGAACCTCCAACCCCCAGTTCTTGTTATCCAGGATCAAGGGATCCAAAGTGCCCACAGCCGTTTGCTCCAGCTAGCACTAACCCACCTTCAACTTATTTGCCACCATTCCCAGAAGAAAATGAAATCAAATCTTCTAGAGTCAGCAGATTAGCAACTAAGGACACTAATGAAGATAACGTCAACGATTATATAG ATTCGTTCGATTTCAAGCGAACAGAACCAAGATCAAGAAAAGTTCGTGACGTATTTGGTAGCAGCGAAAGTGCTGCCTTTGCAACAAGTGGCACTGCCATCATATACATTGCCATGGGATCAGCTGTAGCAATGATCATGTCAATCACACTTGCCATTTATAtgtacaagaaaaataaactaagaacTGCGTCTGTAAACACAACTGCGCAAAGCCCctgttaa